The genomic segment CGACCAGGTCGGCCAGCGTGAAGGTGGGGTTCAGCCCCAGGATCACGTCGATGTTGGCCAGGCCGAGGTCGGCGTCCAGCAGCAGCGTGCGTTTGCCCATGCCGGCCAGTGCCACGGCCAGGTTGGCCGAGACGTTGGTCTTGCCCACGCCGCCCTTGCCGCCGGTGACGGCAATGGTGCGCACAGGGCCGAGCGGCTCGCTGCGGGTGGCCGACAGCGGGAAGGTCTTGGTCAGCTTGGCGTACTCACGCGACGGCATGGTTCAACTCCGGGTTGCAGGGCATATCGGCCGCTCGGCGCAAATCTTCAAGGCGAAGTACAAGATTGGCTGCGCTGGCCCGGTGCAGGTCCTCCGGAACGTCCTGGCCATCGGTCACCCAGGTGATCGGCAGGGCGTGGTCGACGGCCACCGACAGGGCGTTGCCGAAGCGGCCGGTCTCGTCCAGCTTGCTCAGTACCAGCCCCTGCAGGTTGGCGGCGCCGAAGCGCCGGACCACCTCGTCCATGTCGCCGAAGCTGGTGTTGGCTGGCAGCACCAGCAGGGTGCGGACCTGGCGGGCGGCGCGCAGCCACTGCAGCTGGGCGGCCAGTGCACGGTCGCGCGGGCCCAGGCCTGCGGTGTCGATCAGCACCAGCTTGTAGTCCTTCAGGCGTTCCAGCAGCTGGTCCAGGTCGGTGCCGCTGTTGGCCTCGTGCACGGCGATGCCGAGCTGGCGGCCGTAGCCGTACAACTGCTCGCGGGCGCCGATGCGGGTGGTGTCGGTGGTCACCAGGGCGACGTCACGCGGGGCGTGCTTCTCGGCGAAGCGCGAGGCCAGCTTGGCGATGGTGGTGGTCTTGCCGGCGCCGGTCGGGCCGACCAGGGCGATCACGCCGCCTTCTTCCAGCGGGTCGACCGGAGCGATCGGCAGCTTGCGCGAGATCAGCCCCAGCATCAGGCCGCGGCCACGGTGCGCTTCGGTCTCCAGCGGGATCTGCATGGCCACGTCGCGGGCCAGGCCGGCGTCGAAGCCGTATTCGTCCATCAGGTCCAGCGCGGTGGCGCGTACCGGGCAGCCGCGCAGGCGCTCGTCGGTGAAGCGGTTCATCTCGCGCTCGATCACCTGGCGCATGCCGGCCACTTCGTGACGCAGCTGGCGGATCTCGGCATCGTCCTGGGCGACCACCGTCAGCGTCGGGGCCGGGGCCAGCACCGGGGCCGGGCTGGCTTCGTCGTTGGCGTCCGCCGTTGTCGGTTCGCTGGCGGCGATGCCGGGCTGCACGTCGGCCACGGCAGCGGTCGGCAGCGGCGGCGGCTGTACGGCCGGCGTTGGGCTTTCGTGATGCGCCTGGTGCGGCGGGTCGATCGGGAAGCGGGCGCGGTTGGCCGGTGCGGCGGCGGCGGGGGCCGGCGCGACGATGGCTTCTGCGAACGGGGCGAAGATCTGTTCCGGCAGCGCCGGTTCGTTGACGGCGGCGCGTGCCAGCGTGGCGGCGAAGCCGGTGCTGCCGCGGGTCGGCACGATTTCGTCGGCGCTGTCCAGGGTGCGGCCGGTGGCGCCGACGGCCGCACGGGCGAGGGCAGCGACGGCCGAGGTGGTGGCGGCCACCGGTTCCGGTGCCGGGGTGCTGCTGCGGCGGCGGGTGACGGCGGCGATCACCGCATCGGCGGCGGTACGCGGCTTGGGCGCCGGCGGCGGGGCCACGTCGCGGCGCGAGGCTTCCAGTGCACGCTGCACGGCGCTCTCGTCGTAGTTGGCGGCGGCGACGATCTCGATGCCTTCCTCGATCCGGCGGTTGGACAGGATCACGGCGTCAGGACCATGTTCCTTGCGCACCAGGTTCATGGCCGAGCGCATGTCGGCGGCGACGAATCGTTTGATTTTCATGCTGTGGTCACGGGACGAAGACGGCGGAGTGGCGGTCGGGGAACTCGGGTGGTCGGTGGTCTGCACGGTGCGGGTTCCCCTTGGTGTCTGTCTGTTGCGTTGGTTCGAAGGTGGTGTCTGTTTTCTGGCGCATCGAAGGGCGGCGTCAGCTGATCGTTCCGACCAGCTTCAGGCGCTTGTCTTCCGGCACCTCGCTGTAGGCCAGGACCGACAGCGACGGAACGCTGTGGCGGACCAGGCGGGCCAGCGCGGCGCGCACCGGGCCGGGTACCAGCACGACCGCGGGCTCGTTGCGGGCTTCCTGCTTGCTGACACATTCGGCCAGGCTCTGGTGCAGTCGCTCAGCGAGTCCGGGTTCCAGCGCGGCGCCGTTGCCCTGCGTGGACTCCTGCAAGACACGTTCCAATTGCGGGTTGAGGGTGAACACCGGCAGCTCCGCCGACATTCCGGCGATCTCCTGCACGATGAAGCGGCCCAGCGCAGTGCGCACCGCGGCGGTCAGCACGGCCGGGTCCTGGCTGCTGGGCGCATGCTCGACCAGCGCTTCGGCGATCTTGCGCAGCTGGCGGATCGGAATGCGTTCCACCAGCAGGTTCTGCAGCACGCGCACCACCGCCGACAGCGGCAGCGCCTTCGGCGTCAGATCTTCGACGAGCTTGGGCGCGCTCTTGGCCAGGTTGGCCAGCAGGTGCTGCACCTCCTCGTGGCCGAGCAGTTCCGGCGCGTGCTCGCGGATCAGGTGCGACAGATGGGTGGCGACCACCGTGGCCGGATCGACCACCGTGTAGCCCAGCGTTTCGGCCTGGGCACGCTGGTGCGGCTGGATCCAGGTGGCATCCAGGCCGAACGCGGGGTCCTTGCCGGCGATGCCTTCCAGTGCCCCCAGCGCGCTGCCCGGGTCCAGTGCCAGCTCGCGGTCGGGATGGATCTCGGCGGTGGCCACCGGCACGCCATGCACCAGCACGCGGTAGCCGTTGGCCGGCAGTTCCAGGTTGTCGCGGATGTGTACCGAGGGGATCAGGAAGCCGACGTCCTGGGTCAGCTTGCGGCGCACGCCCTTGATCCGCGCCATCAGCTCGCCGCCCTGGTTGGCATCCACCAGCGGGATCAGCCGGTAGCCCACTTCCAGGCCCAGCGGATCGACCGGGCGCAGCTCGTCCCAGCTCAGTTCGGCGGTCGGTGCCGGTGCGGCCGGGCGGCCCAGTGCATTGAGCGCGGCCGCGTCGCCGCCCGCGGCCGCCGCATTGGCTGCCGGTGCCTTCTCCTTGCGGTACAGCTTCCAGGCGATGAAGCCGAGGATCGCCGCCAGCGTCAGGAAAGCGACGTTGGGCATGCCCGGCACCAGCCCGACCAGGCCGAGGATGCCGGCGGTGATCGCCAGCGCGCGGTACTGGCCGAACACCTGGCCGGTCATGGCCTGGGCCATGTCCTGCGAACGCGAGGCGCGGGTGACCAGCATCGCCACCGCACTGGACACCAGCAGCGCCGGCAGCTGCGCCACCAGGCCGTCACCGATCGACAGCAGGGTATAGGTGGCGGCCGCCTGGCCGAACGGCATGCCGTGCTGCATCACGCCCACGGCCAGGCCGCCGAGCATGTTGATGAACAGGATCAGGATGCCGGCGATGGCATCGCCGCGGATGAACTTGCTGGCACCGTCCATCGCGCCGTAGAAGTCCGCTTCCTCGCGGACTTCCTCGCGGCGCGCCTTGGCCTCTTCACGCGTCAGCAATCCGGCGTTGAGGTCGGCGTCGATGGCCATCTGCTTGCCGGGCATCGCGTCCAGGATGAAGCGCGCGGTCACTTCCGAGACGCGGCCGGCGCCCTTGGTGATGACCACGAAGTTGATGATGGTCAGGATCGCGAACACCACGATGCCGACCGCGTAGTTGCCGCCGATCACGAACTCGCCGAACGCGGCGATGACCTTGCCCGCGGCGTCATGGCCGTTCTGGCCGTTGAGCAGGATCACGCGGGTGGAGGCCACGTTCAGCGCCAGCCGCAGCATGGTGGTGATCAGCAGCACGATCGGGAAGATGGTGAAGTCCAGCGGGCGCTTCACGTAGACCACCGCCAGCAGCACCATCAGCGAGATGGCGATGTTGAAGGTGAACAGTGCATCGAGCACCGGCGCGGCCAGCGGCACCACGACCATGGCCAGCAGGGCCAGCACGATCAGCGGCGCGCCAAGTCCCTGGCGGATCATTTCCAGGGCGCGGCGGGTGTTGAAGCCGGAGGAGGGCTGGGCGCTCACGGGCGGCCTCCCTTGCCGAATTCATCCACCTGGATGTGCGGGGCGTCCGGCATCGGCCCAGTGCGCCAGGAGCGCAGCTGGTAGACGTAGGACAGGACCTGGGCGACGGCCGAATACAGTCTCACGGGGATTTCCTTTCCGAGTTGGCCTTCCCGATACAAGGCGCGTGCCAAAGGCGGGGCAGAGACAATCGCGACCTTGTTGCCGTCGGCCACTTCACGGATGCGCAGGGCGGTCTCGTCCACGCCCAGGGCGACCACGGTGGGGGCGTTCATGGCGCCGCCTTCGTACTTCAGGGCCACCGCGTAGTGGGTCGGGTTGACCACCACCACGTCGGCGGTGGGGACCGCTTCCATCATCCGGCGGTTGGCCATCTGTTGCTGCAGCTGGCGGATGCGCCCCTTCACTTCCGGGCTGCCCTCGCTTTCCTTCATTTCCCGGCGCAGCTCTTCACGGGTCATCTTCAGCTTGCGCATCCAGTTCCAGCGCTGGTACGGGGCATCGATGGCGGCCAGTACCAGCATCGCGCCGGCGGTGGCCAGCAGCAGCCGCAGGGTGAAGCCCAGGCCGTCGGTGATGGCAGTCTCCAACGGGTGGTGGATCAGCCCGCGCAGGGTGTCGAAGCCGGTCCACACCACCAGCCCGGCGGCCACGCCGACAAAGGCCACGCGCAGCAGCGATTTGGTGAACTCGGCGATGGCCTCCGGGCCATACAGGCGCTTGAGCCCGCTCATCGGGTTCAGCCGGTTGATGTCGGGCAGCAATGCCTTCTGCGACCAGCGCAGGCCGCCCATCACCAGCGGTGCAACGAAGCTGGCCAGCAGGCAGACCAGCACCAGCGGCGCGATCACCAGCATGAACTGCAGCAGCAGGTCGCCGAAGTGGCCGAACAGTGCCTTGGGGTTCTGCCGCAGGCTCTGTTCCGGGCTGAGCGCATGCTTCATCCAGGCAGTCGCGCCGCGGCCGATCGAGCCGCTCATGGCCATCACCGCCAGCACGCCGGCGCCGAACACGGCGGCCGTGCCGAGTTCGCGCGAGCGCGGCAGGTTGCCCTGTTCACGGGCGTCGCGCAGGCGCTTTTCGGTGGGTTGTTCGGTCTTTTCGCCGGCGGATTCGTTCTCGGACATCACGGGCACTGCGGCAGGGGATGCCGGGGTGCGTGCAAGAACTGTTCCGTGACGGGTTCAGGTGCCAACCAGGATGGGCACCTGCCAGGGCAGGTGCGGGCAGCACCAGGCCGTACCCCGCAGGCGCGCAGCCCGGAGTTACCCGGGTGGGTGCTGGGTCGGTGGGCTCTGCGCCAGTTCCACCCGCGGCCGGGGCAGGTCATGCAGCTGCATGAAGCGCGCCGCATCCACCGGGCGGCCCAGCAGGTAGCCCTGCAGGTAGTCGCAGCCCAATCGTTCCAGGTAGGCGCGCTGTGCCGCGGTCTCCACGCCTTCGGCCACGATGTCCATGTCCAGCGCGTGGCCCAGCGCCACGATCGCCGAGACGATCACCACGTCCTCGGCGCTGTGCTCCAGGTCGCGCACGAAGGCGTGGTCGATCTTGATCACGGTGGCCGGCAGCCGCTTCAGGTACAGCAGGCTGGAATAGCCGGTGCCGAAGTCGTCGATGGAAATGCCGACGCCGAGCGCCGACAACGCCTGCAGCAGGCGCAGGCTGGTGTCGGTATCACGCATCACGGTGCTCTCGGTGATCTCCAGCACCAGATGGCGTGGCGCGATGGCGTGGCGTTCGATCACCGTGCGCACGTCCTGCAGCAGATGCGGCGAACTGAACTGTACCGGCGACAGGTTCACCGACATCGACCAGCCTTCGTGGCCGGCGTCGTGCCAGCGCCGCAGCTGCTGGCAGGCCTGGTCCAGCGCCCACCGGCCGATGTCGTTGATCGCGCCGCTGCGTTCGGCCAGGCGGATGAAGCGATCCGGCGGAATCAGGCCATGCTCGGGATGGCGCCAGCGGATCAGCGCCTCGGCGCCGGCCACCTTCTGCGTGGCCACGCGGATCTTCGGCTGGTAGTTCAGGAACAGCTGATCGCTGCCGATCGCCCGGCGCAGGTCGGCCAGCAGGCGGAACTGCTGCTCGGCGCTGTCGTTCATCCAGTCGGCGAACAGCACGAAGGCGTTGCGCCCGGATTCCTTGGCCTGGTACATCGCCGCATCGGCGAAGGCCATCAGCTGGCGCTCGCTGGCGGCGTGGTCGGGGCAGATCGCCACGCCGATGCTGGCTGTCACCTGCAGTTCGTTGTCGGGCAGCAGCGGGCCGCTGCCCACCGCCTGCAGGATGCGACGGGCCAGGGTCGGCAGGTCCTCGTCGTGCTCGATGCGCACCACCAGCACGAATTCATCGCCGCCCAGCCGTGCCAGCATGTCGTGCGGCCGCAACAGCTGGCGCGTTCGCTCCGCCACCGCCACCAGCAGGGCATCACCGGCCTGGTGGCCATAGGCATCGTTGACCTGCTTGAACCCGTCCAGGTCCATGAACATCACCGCGAAGCGGTTGCCGCCCTGTTCCGCCTCG from the Stenotrophomonas maltophilia genome contains:
- a CDS encoding putative bifunctional diguanylate cyclase/phosphodiesterase, whose translation is MLVGTYNPWLVAISLLVAVMASYTALAMAGRTVTAPGKGAAWWWRLGGGFAMGLGIWSMHFIGMLAFNLPIPLGYDLPITLLSLALAIASSVFALWLVSLRTLPHPRLAGGALLMGTGIAGMHYVGMAAMRMRPGIEYDPGWLLFSLMVAVAASWTALYVAFRLRAQRTRVGDRLAAAGLLGLAIVGMHYTGMAAARFPEGSICGAAVGDGLQSEWLAMLVVVLTVAILAVVLVVSWLDQRVEAQLLRLRNSLLSTSLTDAQQELTQAALHDPLTRLPNRLLLQRRIVQALAEAEQGGNRFAVMFMDLDGFKQVNDAYGHQAGDALLVAVAERTRQLLRPHDMLARLGGDEFVLVVRIEHDEDLPTLARRILQAVGSGPLLPDNELQVTASIGVAICPDHAASERQLMAFADAAMYQAKESGRNAFVLFADWMNDSAEQQFRLLADLRRAIGSDQLFLNYQPKIRVATQKVAGAEALIRWRHPEHGLIPPDRFIRLAERSGAINDIGRWALDQACQQLRRWHDAGHEGWSMSVNLSPVQFSSPHLLQDVRTVIERHAIAPRHLVLEITESTVMRDTDTSLRLLQALSALGVGISIDDFGTGYSSLLYLKRLPATVIKIDHAFVRDLEHSAEDVVIVSAIVALGHALDMDIVAEGVETAAQRAYLERLGCDYLQGYLLGRPVDAARFMQLHDLPRPRVELAQSPPTQHPPG
- the flhB gene encoding flagellar biosynthesis protein FlhB; this encodes MSENESAGEKTEQPTEKRLRDAREQGNLPRSRELGTAAVFGAGVLAVMAMSGSIGRGATAWMKHALSPEQSLRQNPKALFGHFGDLLLQFMLVIAPLVLVCLLASFVAPLVMGGLRWSQKALLPDINRLNPMSGLKRLYGPEAIAEFTKSLLRVAFVGVAAGLVVWTGFDTLRGLIHHPLETAITDGLGFTLRLLLATAGAMLVLAAIDAPYQRWNWMRKLKMTREELRREMKESEGSPEVKGRIRQLQQQMANRRMMEAVPTADVVVVNPTHYAVALKYEGGAMNAPTVVALGVDETALRIREVADGNKVAIVSAPPLARALYREGQLGKEIPVRLYSAVAQVLSYVYQLRSWRTGPMPDAPHIQVDEFGKGGRP
- the flhA gene encoding flagellar biosynthesis protein FlhA gives rise to the protein MIRQGLGAPLIVLALLAMVVVPLAAPVLDALFTFNIAISLMVLLAVVYVKRPLDFTIFPIVLLITTMLRLALNVASTRVILLNGQNGHDAAGKVIAAFGEFVIGGNYAVGIVVFAILTIINFVVITKGAGRVSEVTARFILDAMPGKQMAIDADLNAGLLTREEAKARREEVREEADFYGAMDGASKFIRGDAIAGILILFINMLGGLAVGVMQHGMPFGQAAATYTLLSIGDGLVAQLPALLVSSAVAMLVTRASRSQDMAQAMTGQVFGQYRALAITAGILGLVGLVPGMPNVAFLTLAAILGFIAWKLYRKEKAPAANAAAAGGDAAALNALGRPAAPAPTAELSWDELRPVDPLGLEVGYRLIPLVDANQGGELMARIKGVRRKLTQDVGFLIPSVHIRDNLELPANGYRVLVHGVPVATAEIHPDRELALDPGSALGALEGIAGKDPAFGLDATWIQPHQRAQAETLGYTVVDPATVVATHLSHLIREHAPELLGHEEVQHLLANLAKSAPKLVEDLTPKALPLSAVVRVLQNLLVERIPIRQLRKIAEALVEHAPSSQDPAVLTAAVRTALGRFIVQEIAGMSAELPVFTLNPQLERVLQESTQGNGAALEPGLAERLHQSLAECVSKQEARNEPAVVLVPGPVRAALARLVRHSVPSLSVLAYSEVPEDKRLKLVGTIS
- the flhF gene encoding flagellar biosynthesis protein FlhF gives rise to the protein MKIKRFVAADMRSAMNLVRKEHGPDAVILSNRRIEEGIEIVAAANYDESAVQRALEASRRDVAPPPAPKPRTAADAVIAAVTRRRSSTPAPEPVAATTSAVAALARAAVGATGRTLDSADEIVPTRGSTGFAATLARAAVNEPALPEQIFAPFAEAIVAPAPAAAAPANRARFPIDPPHQAHHESPTPAVQPPPLPTAAVADVQPGIAASEPTTADANDEASPAPVLAPAPTLTVVAQDDAEIRQLRHEVAGMRQVIEREMNRFTDERLRGCPVRATALDLMDEYGFDAGLARDVAMQIPLETEAHRGRGLMLGLISRKLPIAPVDPLEEGGVIALVGPTGAGKTTTIAKLASRFAEKHAPRDVALVTTDTTRIGAREQLYGYGRQLGIAVHEANSGTDLDQLLERLKDYKLVLIDTAGLGPRDRALAAQLQWLRAARQVRTLLVLPANTSFGDMDEVVRRFGAANLQGLVLSKLDETGRFGNALSVAVDHALPITWVTDGQDVPEDLHRASAANLVLRLEDLRRAADMPCNPELNHAVA